From one Triticum aestivum cultivar Chinese Spring chromosome 4B, IWGSC CS RefSeq v2.1, whole genome shotgun sequence genomic stretch:
- the LOC123090190 gene encoding zinc finger CCCH domain-containing protein 43-like, which produces MNACVEEVRANNRNAGYLSDIGQANLHKKFNERSGRNYSTRQIKNRWGVCRSEYNTWKTLIQQASGLGRDEHTHTIAATNEWWALEIKAHPEAAKFRYAPLAEEEKMSEVFDTTCVTNEHARVPTPSYQGDPSRISLEDDSGCDSHEGQVTPVQNRAKGGKKRACPYSPSPKMNDKWTSENAKNESFVRMVDIFGARDKRDRDVEESVDPTREEIKQMMAMVEADGAKPGSDEHFYATFLFMEKKYRDVFSTFTAHESVARLGWIKRMWELNNK; this is translated from the exons ATGAATGCGTGCGTAGAGGAGGTTCGAGCAAATAACCGCAACGCTGGTTATTTGTCGGACATAGGACAAGCTAATTTGCATAAAAAGTTCAACGAACGCTCTGGGAGAAACTATTCGACCCGGCAAATCAAAAATAGGTGGGGTGTATGTAGAAGCGAGTACAACACATGGAAGACATTGATCCAGCAAGCATCTGGCTTAGGAAGAGATGAGCATACACACACTATTGCAGCTACAAATGAGTGGTGGGCATTGGAGATAAAG gcacatccagaagctgccaAGTTTCGCTATGCTCCACTAGCGGAGGAGGAAAAAATGTCAGAGGTTTTCGATACTACTTGTGTCACAAATGAGCATGCGAGGGTGCCAACTCCCTCATATCAAGGTGATCCCTCTCGAATCAGTTTGGAGGATGACTCAGGGTGTGATAGTCATGAAGGCCAAGTTACCCCTGTTCAAAATCGAGCCAAGGGTGGGAAGAAGAGGGCGTGTCCTTATTCGCCAAGTCCAAAGATGAATGACAAGTGGACAAGTGAGAATGCTAAAAATGAGTCTTTTGTACGCATGGTGGACATCTTTGGTGCAAGAGACAAGAGGGAT AGAGATGTAGAGGAGAGTGTGGATCCAACAAGAGAAGAGATTAAAcaaatgatggccatggtggaagcgGATGGTGCAAAACCAGGAAGTGATGAGCATTTCTATGCTACATTTCTTTTCATGGAAAAGAAATATCGTGATGTTTTCTCCACTTTCACGGCTCATGAATCTGTTGCAAGGCTTGGATGGATAAAGAGGATGTGGGAGCTCAATAATAAGTAG
- the LOC123090192 gene encoding heptahelical transmembrane protein 4: MASTVTLLRKTATIRMSDVAAVASPAAMKSLLLEGSKGGGGGDVAKRCCGRKCELVGYDALPAFLQHNEFILHYYRSEWPLKEALLSAFALHNETINVWTHLIGFFVFLALTVCAATMVPMETRATSAGLANCTGNSNPRVLMTSYGSNGAAVAMQALLRRNVSVSGETDLAAAAALSLLSGEHGPVERWPFYTYLCGAMFCLLMSSGCHLLACHSEHASYVLLRLDYAGITGLIVTSFYPLVYYTFLCDPFSRTLYLGSITVFGAAAVAVSLLPVFEAPELRWARAALFVCMGASGLVPIVHKMLVFGARPEAVVTTGYEVAMGVFYLAGVLVYATRVPERWMPGRFDLVGHSHQLFHALVIAGAYAHYNAGLVYLSWRDMDKC, from the exons ATGGCTTCCACGGTGACGCTGCTGAGGAAGACGGCCACCATACGGATGAGCGACGTCGCCGCCGTGGCGTCACCAGCGGCGATGAAGTCGCTTTTGCTGGAGGGaagcaaaggcggcggcggcggcgacgtggcgAAGCGATGCTGCGGGCGCAAGTGCGAGCTCGTCGGCTACGACGCGCTCCCGGCCTTCCTGCAGCACAACGAGTTCATCCTCCACTACTACCGCAGCGAGTGGCCCCTCAAGGAGGCGCTCCTCAGCGCCTTCGCCCTCCACAACGAGACCATCAACGTTTGGAC GCATTTGATCGGCTTCTTCGTGTTCCTCGCGCTCACCGTGTGCGCCGCCACGATGGTCCCCATGGAAACCAGAGCGACATCCGCGGGCCTGGCGAACTGCACCGGCAACAGCAACCCTAGAGTGCTGATGACCTCCTACGGCAGCAACGGAGCGGCCGTGGCAATGCAGGCGCTGCTGCGCCGCAACGTGTCCGTCTCCGGCGAGACGGACCTCGCGGCAGCGGCGGCGTTGTCGCTGTTGTCAGGAGAACACGGCCCGGTCGAGCGGTGGCCGTTCTACACGTACCTGTGCGGCGCCATGTTCTGCCTGCTGATGAGCAGCGGGTGCCACCTGCTGGCGTGCCACTCGGAGCACGCCAGCTACGTGCTGCTCCGCCTCGACTACGCCGGCATCACCGGCCTCATCGTCACCTCCTTCTACCCGCTCGTCTACTACACCTTCCTCTGCGACCCCTTCTCCCGGACGCTCTACCTCGGCTCCATCACCGTCTTCGGCGCCGCCGCGGTGGCCGTGTCGCTGCTGCCGGTCTTCGAGGCACCCGAGCTGAGGTGGGCGCGCGCCGCGCTGTTCGTGTGCATGGGCGCGTCCGGCCTCGTGCCCATCGTGCACAAGATGCTCGTGTTCGGCGCACGGCCCGAGGCGGTGGTCACCACGGGATACGAGGTGGCCATGGGGGTGTTCTACCTGGCCGGCGTGCTGGTGTACGCCACGAGGGTGCCGGAGAGGTGGATGCCGGGCAGGTTTGACCTCGTCGGGCACAGCCACCAGCTGTTCCACGCGCTTGTCATCGCCGGCGCTTACGCGCACTACAATGCCGGCCTGGTTTACTTGAGTTGGAGGGACATGGACAAGTGCTGA